In the genome of Bacillota bacterium, one region contains:
- the trxB gene encoding thioredoxin-disulfide reductase, which translates to MQELWDVVIVGGGPAGLTAGLYAARAGLKALILDNAGGSQLFNTSEVENYPGFVEPIGGRQLSELMEAQARRFGCQIGYDQISSVTLDGKLKQLQGLSGTYLGKALIVATGSSPRKLGVPGEEEFAGRGVSYCATCDGAFFRDKPIVVVGGGDSALEEGIFLCRYGSKVTIVHRRQHFRATHIVQELAKKQERLFFQLNSVVEAIEGGDMVERVRLRDVVTQEISYLEAAGVFIYIGQNPNSGLVADLVTIDENGYIIADGETCQTSVPGIFAAGDVRQKGLRQVVTATADGAIAAMAASRYIEQNF; encoded by the coding sequence ATGCAGGAGCTTTGGGATGTGGTAATTGTTGGAGGAGGTCCGGCGGGCCTTACCGCGGGGTTGTATGCGGCCCGGGCCGGCCTGAAGGCGCTAATACTCGACAATGCTGGCGGCAGTCAGCTGTTTAATACCTCGGAAGTGGAAAACTATCCGGGCTTTGTGGAACCCATCGGCGGACGACAGCTGAGCGAACTGATGGAGGCACAGGCCCGCCGCTTCGGTTGTCAGATTGGGTATGACCAGATTAGCAGTGTTACGTTAGATGGAAAGCTGAAGCAACTTCAGGGCCTGAGCGGTACCTACTTGGGAAAGGCCTTAATTGTGGCCACAGGCTCCTCGCCCCGCAAACTGGGGGTACCCGGTGAAGAAGAATTCGCCGGCCGTGGTGTTTCCTATTGTGCCACTTGCGATGGAGCCTTTTTCAGGGACAAGCCCATTGTGGTGGTGGGTGGGGGTGACTCCGCCCTGGAGGAAGGGATTTTTCTCTGCCGCTACGGCAGCAAGGTCACCATTGTGCACCGCCGTCAGCATTTTCGGGCTACCCACATAGTCCAGGAGCTGGCCAAGAAGCAAGAAAGGTTGTTTTTCCAGCTGAACTCGGTGGTGGAGGCCATTGAAGGTGGCGACATGGTGGAACGGGTCCGGCTCCGGGATGTGGTTACCCAGGAGATCAGTTACCTGGAAGCCGCCGGGGTGTTCATCTATATTGGACAGAACCCCAACAGTGGCCTTGTGGCTGATCTAGTTACCATCGATGAAAACGGCTACATCATCGCGGACGGGGAGACCTGCCAGACCAGTGTCCCCGGGATCTTTGCCGCAGGGGATGTGCGACAGAAGGGCCTGCGACAAGTGGTGACTGCCACCGCCGACGGAGCCATCGCGGCCATGGCGGCCAGCCGTTATATCGAACAGAACTTCTAA